Proteins from a genomic interval of Methanoplanus endosymbiosus:
- a CDS encoding APC family permease, which yields MTGDDRGDTKLMRTLSLPEVVLSGIGVILGAGIYALIGEAAATAGDALWLSFVFSALIASFTGLSYMELSSMFPRASAEYEYTKHSFGSNLAFMTGIMVILSGIVGASTVALGFSGYFRGIFDLPVLLISTVLILLLSALLFVGIKQSAMVAIVFTLIEAGGLVGIILIGLPYIGSVDYFYMPLGMAGVFQAAALIFFAYQGFEEIVKLSEETKNPENTIPLGLLIALSVTILLYVLVSVSVVSISGWEAVAGSENPFAMIAGEVFDGGYQVFTVIALFATANTVLLMLLSSSRIIYGMAKEGRLPAVLSRVHERTRTPAYAVLVAGFLSLIFLSLGNIRDVASVTNFTLYFTFTVINASVIALRFRIPERRRPFKVPLSFGRLPFIPVMGIAACLFFLFQMDPVILMIGVIMTAVAFAGAKYFGDV from the coding sequence ATGACAGGTGATGACAGGGGCGATACAAAGCTTATGAGGACACTCTCACTGCCTGAGGTCGTTCTCTCAGGAATCGGGGTAATTCTTGGTGCAGGAATCTATGCCCTTATAGGTGAGGCGGCAGCTACTGCCGGAGATGCACTCTGGCTCTCTTTTGTATTCTCTGCCCTGATTGCCTCGTTTACCGGCCTGTCATATATGGAACTGTCGTCAATGTTTCCGCGGGCAAGTGCGGAATATGAATATACAAAGCATTCTTTCGGCAGTAATCTCGCTTTTATGACCGGAATTATGGTCATACTCTCCGGAATTGTCGGTGCGTCAACCGTTGCTCTTGGTTTTTCCGGGTATTTCAGGGGCATCTTTGATCTGCCCGTTCTCCTGATCTCAACTGTTTTGATTCTGCTACTCTCGGCCCTTCTCTTTGTTGGGATAAAACAGTCGGCTATGGTTGCAATTGTTTTTACTCTCATTGAGGCAGGCGGTCTTGTCGGGATTATACTTATTGGCCTGCCCTATATCGGTTCGGTTGATTACTTTTATATGCCGCTTGGAATGGCGGGTGTCTTTCAGGCAGCGGCACTGATATTTTTTGCATACCAGGGTTTTGAGGAGATTGTGAAATTGTCAGAGGAGACGAAGAACCCTGAAAATACTATACCTCTGGGACTCCTTATTGCACTCTCTGTGACAATTCTGCTTTATGTTCTCGTCTCAGTCTCGGTTGTGAGTATCTCCGGTTGGGAGGCAGTTGCCGGTTCAGAAAACCCTTTTGCCATGATCGCCGGTGAGGTCTTTGATGGTGGTTATCAGGTCTTTACTGTCATTGCCCTTTTCGCAACCGCAAATACAGTCCTTCTGATGCTTCTCTCCTCATCAAGGATAATCTATGGCATGGCAAAGGAGGGCCGCCTGCCTGCGGTTCTTAGCCGTGTACATGAGAGAACAAGGACTCCTGCTTATGCTGTTCTTGTAGCGGGTTTTCTCTCTCTTATTTTTCTGTCACTGGGAAATATCAGGGACGTTGCTTCTGTTACGAATTTTACGCTTTATTTTACCTTTACAGTCATCAATGCCTCAGTTATTGCATTAAGATTCAGGATTCCTGAGAGGAGAAGGCCTTTTAAAGTGCCTCTCAGTTTTGGCAGACTTCCCTTTATTCCTGTTATGGGTATTGCAGCCTGTCTCTTCTTTCTGTTTCAGATGGACCCTGTAATTCTCATGATTGGGGTTATTATGACTGCTGTTGCTTTTGCAGGCGCTAAATATTTTGGAGACGTATGA
- a CDS encoding PAS domain S-box protein: MAANNMYNILYVDDEEILLTATKLYLEHSGEFVVDTASSADEGLNKIYGNNYDAVVSDYEMPEMNGVEFLSKVRSTGNDIPFIIFTGRGREDVVIDALNNGADFYLQKGGQPKAQFAELTSKISQAVRRKKAESEIEAGKKQMIALLNAASEAEMLISPEGGILAINSLMAERFGRDPKFLLGASAFESLPLGLFNLQEIIFSSSSDSSGQLFYEEISKGRYYNNTISPLADISGNIVSYAVFSKDITAQQNAEDSLAAAKEHLDVTLKSIGDGVIVTDEHTNITALNRVAEELTGWREDDAKGMHVLDVFSLSDLLTGEVRVNPAEEAIRSGKIVNLSDNIQLESKDGSKYIIGDSAAPIKDQNSEVRGSVIVFRDITKEKEAQDYQMRLASIIDSADDAIISKNTDGTITSWNKGAEEIFGYSEEEVVGKKINLLVLEEDADDLKSIMDKISLGEKIKHHTARRMRKDGQIIDVSLTISPITDINGKITGISTISRDVSDIIKSRHKLKESYEWNSTVLKSIGDAIIATDRDCNVTYMNPVSEHLTGWSLKEAKNRPLSEIFNITNESTGDVVESPAEKVIKEGRVVGLANHTVLTGKSGEIWPIDDSGAPIVGFDGKINGAVIVFREISERKKSEKLLKDSEARYRALFNSTGAATVIYGPDNILLLVNSGYEKLSGYSRAEVEGRMRWTDFVHEDDLSFMLDKYSRRPKGGEFYHDSYEFRFVDRSGRIHDILLIFERIVGSSNVVCNLIDITAQKTVQRQLSESENKLKTILDSLPDVVVHKDPELRILWANATAKKMNPDIVGKTCYEAFLGCEKVCDDCNALKSMESGEIRSKTIFHRGVAGVGDSYWEKTSIPIKDYSGRYSSVVEMTRNVTSSRQSERRTVFQHNLAEKLSATSSLQDALKMIFESLTGTSGMNSGMLYLSDRLNGGLSLTLHRGISGEYKSAVSSIRPESPCFGRLAHKKPVYGVFDDISPNLKDISRHEGIKSFAYLPIVAGAEIIGAYFLFSRDDPEVTLFSKDILESVNDLIGNTLSRVIAEEALRESGERLNIALKSAELFVWEYMVGENKVFWDHNLLKGLGYSCGNTVDSVWWESLIHPEDRNERRDKLSLTIIGSENYYSNEYRILSAGGEWRWIRVLGKAKKRDDEGFATHLAGVIQDITESKEGELALIMANKKLNLLSSITRHDILNRVTPTLMYLEMIRELCEGDDKVTEYLNFMEKSVNDVTTQISFTKDYQDLGLKSPQWQNVGTVLDNAGLNAGISSVSVVGSDLCCRLEVLADPMFEKIFFNLIDNSLRHGGEVSEISVRCIDDGDLCKVIYTDDGCGVSPDMKEKIFYKGVGSNTGLGLFLTKEILDITGILVEENGIYGEGARFEISVPKGKWRYSEDYCL, encoded by the coding sequence ATGGCTGCAAATAATATGTATAATATTCTCTATGTTGATGATGAAGAGATTCTCTTAACCGCGACTAAGCTATATCTGGAACATTCCGGAGAGTTTGTGGTTGACACAGCATCTTCAGCAGATGAGGGGCTGAATAAAATATATGGTAATAATTATGATGCAGTTGTCTCCGATTATGAAATGCCTGAGATGAACGGCGTTGAGTTTTTAAGCAAAGTGAGATCCACAGGTAACGATATCCCGTTTATCATCTTTACCGGAAGAGGGCGTGAAGATGTTGTTATAGATGCCCTGAATAACGGTGCGGATTTTTACCTTCAGAAGGGTGGTCAGCCGAAAGCCCAGTTTGCTGAACTTACCAGTAAAATAAGCCAGGCTGTCAGAAGAAAGAAAGCTGAATCTGAGATCGAAGCCGGAAAGAAACAGATGATTGCACTTCTGAATGCTGCAAGTGAGGCAGAGATGCTTATATCGCCGGAAGGGGGGATACTTGCAATAAACAGTCTTATGGCAGAGCGGTTTGGAAGGGATCCCAAATTCCTTCTTGGTGCCAGTGCATTTGAATCCCTGCCTTTGGGGCTTTTTAATCTGCAAGAGATTATTTTTTCCTCCTCTTCTGATAGTTCCGGGCAGTTGTTCTATGAAGAGATCTCCAAAGGCAGATACTATAATAATACAATAAGTCCTTTGGCGGATATTTCCGGGAATATTGTTTCATATGCAGTTTTTTCAAAGGATATAACTGCTCAGCAGAATGCTGAGGATTCTCTTGCAGCAGCGAAGGAGCATCTGGATGTCACTCTCAAATCGATCGGAGATGGTGTGATAGTAACAGATGAGCATACAAATATCACTGCATTGAACCGTGTTGCAGAAGAACTTACGGGGTGGAGGGAAGATGATGCAAAGGGCATGCATGTTCTTGATGTATTCAGTTTGTCAGATCTTCTCACCGGAGAGGTTAGGGTAAATCCCGCTGAGGAAGCCATCCGGTCAGGAAAAATAGTGAACCTCTCCGATAATATTCAGCTTGAATCAAAAGACGGCTCAAAATATATCATCGGGGACAGTGCCGCACCGATTAAGGATCAGAATTCGGAGGTTCGGGGATCAGTAATTGTCTTCCGCGACATTACAAAGGAGAAAGAGGCGCAGGATTACCAGATGAGGCTTGCTTCTATTATTGATTCGGCGGATGATGCAATAATCAGCAAAAATACCGATGGCACTATAACAAGCTGGAATAAAGGTGCGGAGGAGATCTTTGGTTATTCTGAAGAGGAGGTTGTTGGAAAGAAGATCAATCTGCTGGTTTTGGAAGAGGATGCAGATGATCTCAAATCGATTATGGATAAAATCAGCCTGGGAGAAAAGATTAAACATCATACGGCCCGCAGGATGAGAAAAGATGGACAGATTATTGATGTTTCTCTGACAATTTCGCCAATTACTGATATTAATGGCAAAATAACCGGTATTTCAACCATATCACGTGATGTTAGTGATATTATTAAGTCCAGACATAAGCTGAAGGAGAGTTACGAGTGGAATTCAACTGTCTTAAAGAGCATTGGCGATGCAATCATTGCAACTGATCGTGACTGCAATGTTACATACATGAATCCTGTCTCTGAGCACCTGACCGGATGGAGCCTTAAGGAGGCAAAGAACAGACCCCTTAGTGAAATTTTTAATATTACAAATGAATCAACCGGAGATGTTGTTGAAAGTCCGGCTGAGAAGGTAATTAAGGAAGGCAGGGTTGTGGGGCTTGCAAACCATACGGTTCTCACCGGAAAATCGGGTGAAATCTGGCCCATTGATGACAGTGGTGCCCCTATTGTCGGATTTGACGGAAAGATAAATGGTGCCGTAATTGTATTCCGGGAGATTTCGGAGAGGAAGAAATCCGAGAAGCTTCTGAAGGACTCTGAAGCCAGATACCGGGCACTGTTTAACTCCACAGGGGCTGCAACTGTGATTTACGGCCCTGACAATATCCTCCTCCTTGTAAATTCCGGGTATGAAAAACTCTCCGGCTACAGCAGGGCTGAAGTTGAAGGCAGGATGAGATGGACTGATTTTGTTCATGAGGACGATCTCAGTTTTATGCTTGATAAATATTCCCGGAGACCAAAAGGCGGGGAATTTTACCATGACTCCTATGAGTTCAGGTTTGTTGACCGCTCCGGCAGAATTCATGATATTCTTTTAATATTTGAACGTATTGTGGGGAGCAGCAATGTTGTCTGCAATTTAATTGATATCACTGCCCAGAAGACGGTCCAGAGGCAACTCAGTGAGAGCGAAAATAAATTAAAAACAATACTTGACAGTCTTCCTGATGTTGTTGTTCACAAAGATCCTGAACTCCGGATATTGTGGGCAAATGCTACTGCAAAAAAGATGAATCCGGATATTGTCGGTAAGACCTGTTATGAAGCATTTCTGGGTTGTGAGAAAGTCTGCGATGACTGCAATGCCTTAAAATCTATGGAGTCCGGCGAGATTAGGAGTAAGACTATCTTCCACAGGGGTGTTGCGGGTGTAGGTGACAGTTACTGGGAGAAGACATCTATCCCGATAAAGGATTATTCAGGGAGATATTCTTCAGTTGTTGAGATGACCAGAAATGTTACCAGCAGCAGGCAGTCCGAAAGAAGAACGGTGTTTCAGCATAATCTTGCTGAGAAGTTAAGTGCAACGTCCTCCCTGCAGGATGCCCTGAAGATGATATTTGAGAGTCTGACGGGTACTTCAGGGATGAACTCGGGTATGCTCTATCTGAGTGACAGGCTGAACGGCGGACTGTCACTGACCCTGCACAGAGGCATCTCCGGGGAATATAAATCAGCTGTGAGCAGTATCAGGCCTGAAAGTCCGTGTTTTGGTCGTCTGGCTCATAAAAAACCTGTATATGGTGTTTTTGATGATATAAGTCCGAACCTGAAGGATATCTCCCGGCATGAAGGGATTAAATCCTTTGCTTATCTTCCTATTGTTGCCGGTGCGGAAATTATCGGGGCCTATTTCCTCTTTTCACGCGATGACCCGGAAGTCACACTGTTTTCAAAGGATATTCTTGAATCGGTAAATGATCTCATTGGAAATACACTTTCAAGAGTTATTGCCGAGGAGGCACTGCGTGAATCAGGGGAAAGGCTCAACATTGCACTGAAGAGCGCTGAACTGTTTGTCTGGGAGTATATGGTCGGGGAAAATAAGGTTTTCTGGGACCATAACCTGCTGAAAGGTCTTGGATACTCCTGCGGCAATACTGTTGATTCAGTCTGGTGGGAGTCCCTTATTCATCCCGAAGACCGGAATGAGAGGAGGGATAAATTAAGTCTCACTATCATCGGCAGTGAGAATTATTATTCAAATGAATACAGGATTCTGTCTGCCGGTGGTGAATGGAGATGGATAAGGGTTCTTGGTAAGGCGAAAAAGAGGGATGATGAGGGCTTTGCGACACATCTTGCAGGCGTTATTCAGGACATCACTGAATCAAAGGAGGGTGAGCTTGCCCTTATAATGGCCAATAAAAAACTGAATCTCCTCTCAAGTATTACAAGGCATGATATTTTAAACCGGGTAACTCCTACGCTGATGTATCTGGAAATGATTAGGGAGTTGTGCGAAGGTGACGATAAGGTGACGGAGTATCTTAATTTCATGGAAAAATCGGTGAATGATGTCACAACTCAGATATCCTTTACAAAAGACTATCAGGACTTGGGGCTTAAAAGTCCGCAGTGGCAGAATGTCGGCACTGTGCTGGATAATGCGGGTTTAAATGCCGGAATATCTTCTGTATCTGTTGTTGGTTCTGATCTCTGCTGCCGTCTGGAAGTTCTGGCAGATCCTATGTTTGAGAAGATATTCTTCAATCTTATTGACAATTCCCTGAGGCACGGTGGAGAAGTCTCTGAAATTTCAGTCCGGTGTATTGATGACGGTGATCTCTGTAAGGTAATATATACCGATGACGGTTGCGGTGTTTCTCCTGATATGAAAGAGAAGATCTTTTACAAAGGTGTTGGCAGCAATACCGGACTTGGCCTCTTCCTGACTAAGGAGATTCTGGATATTACCGGAATTTTGGTTGAGGAGAATGGTATTTATGGAGAGGGTGCAAGGTTTGAGATCTCTGTCCCCAAAGGTAAATGGAGATATTCGGAAGATTACTGTTTATGA
- a CDS encoding bifunctional N(6)-L-threonylcarbamoyladenine synthase/serine/threonine protein kinase: MPEPGLILGIEGTAWNLSAAIFGEDVLSLHSRPYSPPSGGIHPREAAQHHASVLKDVISRVLEGHNPADISGIAFSQGPGLGPCLRTVGTAARTLSLSLGVPLIGVNHCVAHVEIGRWQCGCDDPVVLYASGANTQVLGFLKSRYRIFGETLDIGLGNALDKFARSKGLPHPGGPLIEKYALEGSPVDLPYTVKGMDLAFSGLMSAAKSCNAPIEDVCAGFQESAFAMCVEVTERALAHAGKNEVLLVGGVGANTRLREMLACMCEERGAEFFVPERQYIGDNGAMIALTGKIMLEAGQTIAVKDSAVNPSFRSDEVEVLWRKDTGDLPYRSANMLSDGFARGAEALVSERGDYVIKKRLSKRYRSPSLDKRLISERTKAEARLISLSRRSGVPTPVIYDITSDSVVMEKVTGLMLKHLLNADNVMDAGRIVGRLHDAGIIHGDLTTSNIMVRESDGRCVLIDFGLAYISSEVESRGVDLHVFFQTLESTAPDHYELRDAFCTGYKESFAEGDTVLERVEEIRLRGRYLH, encoded by the coding sequence ATGCCTGAACCAGGGCTTATACTGGGTATTGAGGGGACTGCCTGGAACCTTAGTGCCGCAATTTTTGGAGAGGATGTACTCTCTCTGCATTCCAGACCATACAGCCCGCCGAGCGGTGGCATTCACCCGCGCGAGGCTGCTCAGCATCACGCATCTGTTTTAAAGGATGTTATATCCAGAGTTCTTGAGGGGCATAACCCGGCTGATATTTCAGGCATTGCCTTCTCGCAGGGGCCGGGTCTTGGACCGTGTCTGAGGACAGTCGGTACTGCTGCAAGGACGTTGTCTCTCTCCCTTGGTGTGCCTCTGATTGGTGTCAATCACTGCGTTGCCCACGTTGAGATTGGCAGGTGGCAGTGCGGATGTGATGACCCGGTTGTCCTCTATGCCAGCGGAGCGAATACGCAGGTACTTGGTTTTTTAAAATCACGGTACAGGATATTTGGTGAGACTCTTGATATCGGCCTTGGCAATGCTCTTGATAAGTTTGCACGCAGTAAGGGACTGCCCCATCCCGGCGGCCCTCTGATTGAGAAATATGCACTTGAGGGCAGTCCTGTAGATCTGCCCTATACTGTGAAGGGTATGGATCTTGCTTTTTCCGGGCTGATGTCCGCCGCAAAAAGCTGCAATGCTCCGATTGAAGATGTCTGTGCCGGTTTTCAGGAGAGCGCCTTTGCAATGTGTGTTGAGGTGACCGAGAGGGCGCTTGCGCATGCCGGAAAGAATGAGGTTTTGCTTGTCGGAGGTGTGGGTGCGAATACACGCCTCCGCGAGATGCTTGCGTGCATGTGTGAGGAGAGGGGAGCTGAATTCTTTGTACCTGAGAGGCAGTATATCGGGGATAATGGTGCTATGATCGCGCTGACCGGAAAGATCATGCTTGAGGCAGGTCAGACGATAGCTGTTAAAGATTCGGCTGTTAACCCTTCCTTCCGTTCTGATGAGGTGGAGGTTTTATGGCGGAAGGATACAGGGGACCTGCCATACAGGTCTGCCAATATGCTCTCTGACGGTTTTGCACGGGGGGCGGAGGCACTTGTCAGTGAGAGGGGCGATTATGTGATTAAGAAGCGCCTCTCCAAGAGATACCGCTCTCCTTCTCTTGATAAGAGGCTTATATCTGAGCGTACAAAGGCAGAGGCGAGGTTAATCTCCCTCTCCCGGAGGTCAGGTGTGCCTACGCCTGTGATCTATGACATAACCAGTGATTCTGTTGTTATGGAGAAGGTAACAGGTCTGATGCTGAAGCATCTGCTCAATGCAGACAATGTCATGGATGCCGGAAGAATTGTCGGCAGGCTCCATGATGCCGGAATCATCCACGGTGATCTGACGACCTCCAATATTATGGTCCGTGAATCTGATGGCAGGTGTGTGCTCATTGACTTCGGTCTTGCATATATATCATCGGAGGTGGAGTCAAGGGGCGTGGACCTGCATGTCTTCTTCCAGACCCTTGAGAGCACTGCACCTGACCATTATGAACTGAGGGATGCCTTCTGCACCGGATATAAAGAGAGTTTTGCAGAGGGCGACACGGTTCTGGAGAGGGTTGAGGAGATAAGGCTCCGGGGCCGTTATCTTCACTGA
- a CDS encoding 30S ribosomal protein S27ae, whose protein sequence is MVSRYKYYNVEGDKAEVQKKNCPRCGPGVYMAEHKDRVSCGKCGYTEFNK, encoded by the coding sequence ATGGTGAGCCGCTATAAATATTATAATGTTGAGGGCGATAAGGCAGAAGTGCAGAAGAAGAACTGCCCACGCTGTGGACCCGGAGTCTATATGGCTGAACACAAGGATCGTGTGTCCTGTGGCAAGTGCGGATATACCGAATTCAATAAATAA
- a CDS encoding 30S ribosomal protein S24e, whose protein sequence is MDFVFVKEEENKLLNRTELDFVINYEGATPSRKEILGKLCALRNVPVTVCVIDSLKSEFGKQEIIAKARIYTDAEALKSTELDYLVKRNNPETEAEEEA, encoded by the coding sequence ATGGACTTTGTATTCGTAAAAGAAGAGGAAAACAAGCTTCTTAACCGCACTGAGCTTGATTTTGTTATTAATTATGAAGGCGCTACACCTTCAAGAAAAGAGATACTGGGCAAACTCTGTGCACTCCGCAATGTGCCGGTGACAGTCTGTGTCATTGATTCACTTAAGAGTGAATTCGGTAAGCAGGAGATCATTGCAAAGGCACGCATTTATACAGATGCAGAGGCTCTTAAGTCAACTGAGCTTGACTATCTGGTAAAACGCAATAATCCTGAGACTGAGGCAGAAGAGGAGGCCTGA
- a CDS encoding GTP-dependent dephospho-CoA kinase family protein: MWYLPEEHRGRFKEPFGELFPDIVSALNFSGESPVYAVGDVVTYNLAKNGVVPEVAVIDGITMRKICTKTPILPAELIEVENPAGTITDKLIDVLLSAIVSPPVLVYVIGEEDLAVIPMVMYAPLGSAVFYGQPGEGVVVRIVDSESRKVAEELFSLFVKKEIPDSSG, encoded by the coding sequence ATGTGGTATCTTCCAGAAGAGCATCGCGGCAGGTTTAAAGAACCTTTTGGGGAGCTTTTCCCGGATATAGTTTCGGCTCTGAACTTTTCAGGTGAATCTCCGGTGTATGCGGTCGGTGATGTTGTGACCTATAACCTTGCCAAAAACGGAGTTGTGCCTGAAGTGGCGGTTATTGACGGCATAACCATGAGAAAGATCTGTACCAAGACACCCATTCTTCCTGCAGAACTGATTGAGGTTGAAAATCCGGCAGGGACAATTACAGATAAGCTTATAGATGTGCTTTTATCTGCCATAGTGAGTCCGCCTGTTCTTGTCTATGTCATTGGTGAGGAGGATCTTGCAGTAATTCCTATGGTGATGTATGCCCCTCTGGGTTCGGCAGTCTTCTATGGTCAGCCTGGTGAGGGTGTTGTGGTCAGAATAGTTGATTCTGAATCAAGAAAAGTTGCAGAAGAGCTTTTTTCACTCTTTGTTAAGAAGGAAATTCCGGATTCTTCCGGTTGA
- the spt4 gene encoding transcription elongation factor subunit Spt4, whose protein sequence is MAPRNKKSVKVCRNCHHVVDGESCVTCGSSNLSDDWAGYLYIVDPKNSDIAKKMNIDMPGRYALKVR, encoded by the coding sequence ATGGCTCCTCGCAATAAGAAATCCGTTAAAGTATGCCGCAACTGTCACCACGTAGTTGATGGTGAGTCATGCGTGACCTGCGGCAGTTCAAACCTCAGCGATGACTGGGCTGGCTATCTCTATATTGTGGATCCCAAAAATTCTGATATCGCAAAAAAGATGAATATTGACATGCCCGGAAGGTATGCCCTGAAAGTTCGCTAA
- a CDS encoding DNA-directed RNA polymerase, translating into MYFRMTLEDKVRVPPIRLGEDLEIVVMDELQKQLEGSIDKDIGIFIAVTEIKEIGEGDIIPGDGAVYYSVIFDSVVMRLSMQEIIEGEVVETTSFGAFVSLGPIDAMLHVSQISDEYINYDEKNGRLVCQESRRQIAVGDGLRARVVSLSLSERDPRESKIGLTMRQAGLGTETWLKEEVEGETADGSSQ; encoded by the coding sequence ATGTATTTTAGAATGACGCTTGAGGACAAGGTGCGTGTGCCCCCTATCCGCCTTGGTGAAGACCTTGAAATTGTTGTGATGGACGAACTTCAGAAACAGCTTGAGGGCAGTATAGACAAGGATATTGGAATTTTTATTGCAGTAACTGAGATAAAGGAGATCGGAGAAGGAGATATTATCCCGGGTGACGGCGCTGTTTACTACTCTGTAATTTTTGATTCTGTTGTAATGAGGCTTTCAATGCAGGAAATTATTGAGGGTGAGGTTGTTGAAACCACAAGTTTTGGCGCTTTTGTCTCTCTTGGTCCGATTGATGCAATGCTTCATGTCAGCCAGATATCTGATGAATATATCAATTATGATGAGAAGAACGGAAGGCTTGTCTGCCAGGAGAGCCGCAGACAGATCGCAGTCGGAGATGGCCTTCGTGCACGTGTTGTTTCGCTCTCGCTCTCGGAAAGAGACCCAAGGGAGAGCAAAATCGGCCTTACCATGAGACAGGCAGGGCTTGGAACAGAGACCTGGCTGAAGGAAGAGGTTGAGGGAGAGACAGCAGATGGCTCCTCGCAATAA
- a CDS encoding type II toxin-antitoxin system VapC family toxin, which translates to MAPDRNGNTGRIKVIFDANALMIPGQFGVDIFSGIEGILGSYEPLTLEDVLSELKGISTGKGRDSSAARVGIMLSRRCRVAGGPYSGLTVDDRIISFAEDCGGIVATNDRGLKKRLLDKNIDVITLRKQKTFEIIKA; encoded by the coding sequence GTGGCGCCTGATCGGAATGGGAACACTGGTAGAATAAAGGTAATCTTTGATGCCAATGCCCTGATGATTCCGGGGCAGTTCGGCGTGGATATATTCTCTGGGATAGAAGGGATTTTGGGTTCATATGAACCTTTAACTCTTGAAGATGTTCTCTCTGAACTGAAGGGAATATCCACCGGAAAGGGGCGTGATTCATCTGCGGCACGTGTCGGTATAATGCTTTCACGGAGATGCAGAGTCGCAGGCGGGCCTTATTCCGGCTTAACTGTTGATGACAGAATAATCTCTTTTGCTGAAGACTGCGGAGGGATTGTCGCAACAAATGACCGGGGACTGAAAAAGCGCCTCTTAGATAAGAATATTGATGTAATAACCTTAAGGAAACAGAAGACATTTGAGATCATTAAGGCCTGA
- a CDS encoding translation initiation factor IF-2 subunit gamma → MSDPLIPSVNIGLVGHVDHGKTTLVSHLTGQWTDRHSEEIKRGISIRLGYADATFYKCPECEGSESYSTDKECQVCNGKTEPFRTISFVDAPGHETLMATMLSGSALMDGAMLVIAANEKCPQPQTKEHLMALELVGIKNIVIVQNKIDVVSQEAALAHYQQIKKFVKGTVAEDAPVIPVSAQKGINMGALIEAINKHIPVPERDPKDDPLMLVARSFDINKPGCSWRDVKGGVIGGSLTQGVFNEGDDIEIRPGRKVEAENQVRWESIQTKVTTMNSGSRKVTEATPGGLLGIGTKLDPAITKSDALSGQVAGHVGRLPPVWNKLSFKVVLMERVVGADDEFTIDPLKHKEPLMLSVGTAVTVGVVTNTKKDVVEVVLKRPVCVAVGSRIAISRQVGGRWRLIGMGTLVE, encoded by the coding sequence GTGAGCGATCCATTAATCCCAAGTGTAAATATCGGTCTTGTTGGTCATGTTGACCATGGAAAGACAACCCTGGTGTCACATCTGACCGGCCAGTGGACAGACCGTCACAGTGAAGAGATAAAACGCGGAATATCAATCAGGCTTGGCTATGCCGATGCAACATTTTATAAATGCCCTGAATGTGAAGGTTCTGAATCATATTCGACAGATAAGGAGTGTCAGGTATGCAACGGTAAAACCGAACCTTTCAGAACAATTTCATTTGTGGATGCACCCGGCCACGAGACTCTTATGGCAACGATGCTGTCAGGGTCCGCACTCATGGACGGTGCAATGCTTGTAATTGCAGCCAATGAGAAGTGCCCCCAGCCTCAGACAAAAGAGCATCTTATGGCTCTTGAACTTGTCGGAATAAAAAATATTGTAATTGTTCAGAATAAGATAGATGTTGTTTCCCAGGAAGCAGCACTTGCTCACTACCAGCAGATTAAAAAATTTGTAAAGGGCACTGTCGCTGAGGATGCTCCGGTAATTCCTGTTTCAGCGCAGAAGGGTATTAATATGGGTGCCCTTATTGAGGCGATCAATAAGCATATTCCAGTGCCTGAAAGGGATCCCAAAGATGACCCTCTGATGCTTGTTGCCCGTTCTTTTGATATCAACAAGCCGGGATGCAGCTGGCGGGATGTTAAAGGAGGCGTTATTGGAGGTTCTCTTACCCAGGGTGTCTTCAATGAAGGTGATGATATTGAGATACGTCCCGGAAGGAAGGTCGAGGCAGAAAACCAGGTCAGATGGGAATCAATTCAGACCAAAGTAACTACTATGAATTCCGGTTCAAGGAAGGTTACTGAGGCAACACCCGGAGGACTTCTTGGTATAGGTACAAAGCTTGATCCGGCAATCACCAAGAGTGATGCACTCTCCGGACAGGTTGCAGGTCATGTCGGCAGGCTTCCTCCGGTATGGAACAAACTCTCGTTTAAGGTTGTTCTTATGGAGCGTGTTGTCGGTGCAGATGACGAGTTCACTATTGATCCGCTGAAACACAAGGAGCCGCTTATGCTCTCTGTCGGAACAGCTGTCACTGTTGGTGTTGTTACCAATACCAAAAAGGATGTAGTGGAAGTTGTGCTCAAAAGGCCGGTCTGTGTCGCTGTTGGCTCAAGAATTGCAATTAGCAGGCAGGTCGGTGGCAGGTGGCGCCTGATCGGAATGGGAACACTGGTAGAATAA